One Anopheles marshallii chromosome 3, idAnoMarsDA_429_01, whole genome shotgun sequence genomic region harbors:
- the LOC128715744 gene encoding ectonucleoside triphosphate diphosphohydrolase 5, with the protein MPTANQNLRNRKLQQQDSSERTQPPAGSRRKGGSKGGASSSNLRFSFICLVISASLLIFLLGAYTDSFHPIIDGIAGKLGYHEKIYAVVIDAGSTGSRVLAFEFHHGYLDGRLVLDYELFEQSKPGLSAFADRPAEGAASIGKLLDLAKKVVPQDKLAETPLVLKATAGLRLLKPAQAEALLAACRELFKSSGFLVNELAVEIMDGTDEGIFSWFTVNFLLGKLNGRNTVAALDLGGGSTQVTFAPKDVSQTPLYKDYMHRVPTFTSYVEVFTNSYLGAGLHAIRHAVFTHRAAENQTKLTSECVNPIIHDKLFRYGTGQYYISGKDNPKATAENPVVDYELCASIVKQKLLPALKPKPVTLKQHEISAFSYFFDRAIETGLVDPMQGGETTVGEFVTKSREVCAEANADQPFMCVDLVFISTLLEEGYGLKAKTPLKLYKKIDGHEISWALGCAYNILTSRENAMKHK; encoded by the exons ATGCCTACAGCGAACCAAAATCTACGAAACCGGAAG CTACAGCAGCAAGACTCGTCCGAACGCACACAGCCTCCGGCCGGATCACGGCGCAAAGGTGGCTCGAAGGGTGGTGCGTCCAGCAGCAATCTGCGCTTCAGTTTCATCTGTCTCGTTATCAGTGCCTCGCTGCTTATATTCCTGCTCGGCGCGTACACCGATTCGTTCCATCCGATCATAGATGGCATTGCCGGGAAGCTCGGTTACCATGAGAAAATCTATGCCGTCGTGATAGATGCCGGTTCGACCGGGAGTCGGGTGCTCGCGTTCGAATTTCACCATGGCTACCTCGACGGGCGCTTAGTGCTGGACTATGAGCTGTTCGAGCAATCGAAACCGGGCCTGTCCGCGTTTGCCGACCGTCCGGCGGAAGGTGCGGCCAGTATCGGGAAATTGCTAGATCTTGCCAAAAAGGTTGTACCACAGGATAAGCTCGCGGAGACTCCGTTGGTGTTGAAGGCAACCGCTGGGTTGCGATTACTGAAGCCAGCGCAAGCGGAAGCCCTTCTAGCCGCCTGTCGCGAGTTGTTTAAATCGTCCGGCTTTCTGGTGAACGAACTGGCGGTGGAAATAATGGATGGTACGGATGAGGGTATCTTTTCCTGGTTTACGGTGAATTTCTTATTAGGAAAATTGAATGGCCGCAATACAGTAGCTGCGCTGGATCTCGGTGGTGGAAGCACGCAGGTTACGTTTGCTCCCAAAGACGTATCGCAGACACCGCTGTACAAAGACTACATGCACCGAGTGCCCACGTTCACCTCGTACGTTGAGGTGTTCACCAATAGCTATCTCGGGGCAGGACTGCACGCGATACGACATGCGGTGTTCACACACCGGGCAGCAGAGAATCAAACGAAGCTGACCAGCGAATGCGTTAATCCCATCATACACGACAAGCTGTTCCGGTACGGTACGGGACAGTACTACATCAGCGGCAAAGATAACCCGAAGGCAACGGCCGAAAATCCGGTCGTCGATTATGAGCTGTGCGCGTCGATCGTGAAGCAGAAACTGTTGCCAGCGCTGAAACCTAAGCCGGTGACATTGAAGCAGCATGAAATATCTGCCTTCAGCTACTTCTTCGATCGTGCCATTGAGACGGGGCTAGTTG ATCCAATGCAGGGTGGTGAGACGACGGTTGGTGAGTTCGTTACCAAATCTCGAGAGGTATGCGCCGAAGCAAACGCAGATCAACCGTTCATGTGTGTGGACCTGGTGTTTATTTCTACACTGCTTGAGGAAGGCTATGGGTTGAAGGCAAAAACGCCGCTGAAG TTGTACAAAAAGATTGACGGTCACGAAATTTCGTGGGCCTTGGGCTGTGCGTACAACATTCTGACGAGTCGCGAAAATGcgatgaaacataaataa